A genomic region of Thermovirga sp. contains the following coding sequences:
- a CDS encoding phosphoenolpyruvate carboxykinase, which translates to EATTTAIREAMRETLEWRYDDILGYEIPKSLPVPQGEELDPYRWYSREEYASMIGDLRKERREHLQQFKGLAPEIIDGV; encoded by the coding sequence CGAGGCCACCACCACGGCCATCAGGGAGGCCATGAGGGAGACCCTAGAGTGGCGCTACGACGACATCCTGGGTTACGAGATACCGAAGTCGCTGCCGGTGCCCCAAGGGGAGGAACTCGATCCCTACCGGTGGTACTCCCGGGAGGAGTACGCCTCCATGATCGGGGACCTCCGGAAGGAAAGGCGGGAGCACCTGCAGCAGTTCAAAGGCCTGGCTCCCGAGATCATCGACGGGGTCTGA
- a CDS encoding histidine phosphatase family protein, with product MKRLFLVRHGETDWNREGRFQGKRDIPLNALGSRQARAVAEALLSASVDRVVSSPLSRAAQTARATASLLGMSLETHQGLSEIDHGLWEGHTAGEVENLWPGMLTLWHSSPGEVTMPEGESLQDVSGRAWMTFGEILAGSGNTVALFSHDAVLKVLLCRIFECPLSSFWRFRLGNGSITLLEETPRGLEVLVMGEACHLGSTWERAVQKGL from the coding sequence ATGAAGCGGCTATTCCTGGTAAGGCACGGGGAGACTGACTGGAACCGGGAAGGGCGCTTCCAGGGCAAGAGGGACATACCCCTGAACGCCCTGGGGAGTAGGCAGGCCCGGGCCGTTGCGGAGGCGCTTCTTTCCGCTTCCGTGGACAGGGTGGTGTCAAGCCCCCTCTCCCGTGCCGCCCAAACGGCGAGAGCGACGGCTTCTCTCCTGGGAATGAGCCTTGAGACCCATCAGGGCTTGAGCGAGATAGACCACGGACTCTGGGAGGGGCACACCGCCGGGGAAGTCGAAAACCTGTGGCCGGGGATGCTCACCCTCTGGCACTCCAGCCCCGGAGAGGTAACCATGCCGGAGGGGGAGAGCCTCCAGGACGTGTCGGGTCGCGCCTGGATGACCTTTGGCGAGATCCTGGCGGGATCGGGGAACACCGTGGCTCTTTTCTCCCACGATGCGGTCCTCAAGGTCCTCCTCTGCCGGATCTTCGAATGCCCCTTGAGCAGCTTCTGGAGGTTCCGCCTGGGAAACGGCAGCATCACCCTCCTCGAAGAGACGCCCCGGGGCCTGGAGGTCCTCGTCATGGGCGAGGCCTGCCACCTCGGGAGCACCTGGGAGAGGGCGGTCCAGAAAGGGCTTTGA
- a CDS encoding phosphoglycerate dehydrogenase, giving the protein MLKVLVTEKISEAGLDVLRQDPEVKLLVKTGLAREELLAEVADVDGMITRSGTPLDPEILEAAKKLRAAARAGVGLDNIDLAEASRRGVVVINAPTGNTLAATEHTMAMMLSLVRKIPQAFSSVTSGEWKRSRFLGRQLSGKKLLVIGLGRIGTQVAIRCRAFGMEASAYDPYVSPTKAERAGVRLMDDLKGALSLADVITLHVPLTAETRGMIARKAIKACRPGAYLVNCARGGLVDEAACAEALRSGQLAGAAVDVFDGEPPTADNPLMAEDIRERVILTPHIGANTEEAQSAVAVIACSNLLAALKGKPCENAVNLPFVEQSLSEGTRAFLSLARKLGFLAAHLSRDPAVLLKVSLRGPLFSPADEPVCFEIPYHFSPFTVAGLKGYLEYSHGPEVNYMSAPLLAEDKGIGIEEIRTAPGTWRNQVELELLSPGSGEGISVAGTITEEGRQRVVNIGGYWIEFIPEGTVLLFSNHDRPGVIGKVGTLLGKAGTNIANFALGRRNGSGLAVGALQIDDDVPLRVLEELKKDVDLLWAVKVRFTEDL; this is encoded by the coding sequence ATGCTGAAGGTGCTGGTTACGGAAAAGATCTCCGAGGCAGGGCTCGACGTGCTCCGCCAGGACCCCGAGGTGAAGTTGCTGGTCAAAACCGGCCTCGCCAGGGAGGAACTCCTGGCGGAAGTGGCCGATGTGGACGGGATGATCACCCGTAGCGGGACTCCCCTCGACCCCGAGATCCTGGAGGCCGCGAAAAAACTGCGGGCGGCTGCCAGGGCCGGCGTGGGACTGGACAACATCGACCTGGCCGAAGCGAGCCGCAGGGGCGTCGTGGTCATAAACGCCCCCACCGGGAACACCCTGGCGGCAACGGAGCATACCATGGCCATGATGCTGTCCTTGGTCAGGAAGATACCCCAGGCCTTCAGTTCGGTGACCTCGGGGGAGTGGAAGAGGAGCCGTTTCCTGGGCCGCCAGCTTTCGGGCAAAAAACTTCTCGTCATCGGCCTCGGCCGGATAGGCACCCAGGTGGCCATCCGCTGCAGGGCTTTCGGCATGGAGGCTTCCGCCTATGACCCCTACGTCTCGCCGACCAAGGCCGAGAGGGCCGGGGTCCGACTGATGGACGATCTCAAGGGAGCCCTCTCATTGGCCGACGTGATCACCCTGCACGTTCCCCTCACGGCAGAAACCCGGGGAATGATCGCCAGGAAAGCGATAAAAGCCTGCCGGCCAGGGGCCTACCTGGTCAATTGTGCCAGGGGTGGGCTGGTGGACGAGGCGGCCTGCGCCGAAGCCCTGCGCTCGGGACAGCTGGCCGGGGCCGCCGTCGATGTCTTCGACGGCGAGCCGCCGACGGCCGATAACCCACTCATGGCCGAGGACATAAGAGAGAGAGTGATCCTTACACCCCACATCGGGGCCAACACCGAGGAGGCCCAGTCGGCGGTAGCCGTCATAGCTTGCTCAAACCTTCTCGCCGCCCTGAAGGGGAAACCCTGCGAGAACGCCGTGAACCTCCCCTTCGTGGAACAATCCCTCTCCGAGGGCACCAGGGCCTTCCTCTCGCTGGCCCGCAAGCTCGGCTTCCTTGCCGCCCATCTTTCCCGGGACCCGGCGGTGCTGCTGAAGGTCAGCCTGCGGGGGCCCCTCTTCTCGCCGGCCGACGAACCAGTGTGCTTCGAGATCCCCTACCACTTCTCACCCTTCACCGTGGCAGGGCTCAAGGGCTACCTGGAGTATTCCCACGGCCCCGAGGTGAACTACATGTCGGCTCCGCTGTTGGCGGAGGACAAGGGGATCGGAATCGAGGAGATCCGCACGGCCCCCGGGACCTGGCGCAACCAGGTCGAACTGGAACTCCTTTCGCCCGGCTCCGGGGAGGGCATATCCGTGGCGGGGACGATAACCGAGGAGGGGCGCCAGAGGGTGGTCAACATCGGCGGCTACTGGATAGAATTCATCCCCGAGGGCACGGTGCTGCTTTTCAGCAACCACGACCGTCCCGGCGTGATAGGGAAGGTGGGGACCCTCCTGGGAAAGGCGGGCACCAACATAGCTAACTTCGCCTTGGGGCGCAGAAACGGAAGCGGACTGGCCGTCGGGGCCCTGCAGATCGACGATGACGTCCCCCTACGGGTCCTGGAGGAACTGAAAAAGGACGTGGACCTGCTCTGGGCGGTGAAGGTCCGCTTCACGGAGGACCTCTAG